The Longimicrobiales bacterium genome window below encodes:
- a CDS encoding SusC/RagA family TonB-linked outer membrane protein produces the protein MHARFNRITFVLLFLLVPLGAAAQENARIAGTVSSEHGRPLVGAQVFIPGTGIGTLTNESGSFLLLNVAPGTHTLRVQLIGWSTSERSVTLGAGESVTINLQLSESAIALDEVVVTGAGQAVEKKRLGNTVATINMDRLEDAPTASMAEVLQGREPGVVVQQTGGMAGEGANILIRGGASLSQANQPIIYVDGVRINSEGGQGGVGAASRLNDINPEAIARIEVLKGAAAATLYGTEASNGVIQIFTKNGHAGAPRWELQTEWGFSSQPDSRYLPLAGFARSDTAAARLSEFWGQNIQPYEVFTTPLTPFVFETGNFQSHALSVSGGSDAISYFVSGRYAKEDGPFGGTDQVPAPFEAERDLDEKKQANATLSIYPIENLRMRLTTNYTDGFHSIPSNGNDTNGAFSLAIMSKPELARGPAGDYPAGNPTGAFAFSTIPETMAILRRENVRRFGGGLTTTFTPIADFAIEGTFGIDVTSTLYENFRPYGWNVSGVSSTDVQGQRFVRDIQKRDLTFDGKASWNHELNDTWSSAFVAGAQLLISDRHTSDNSGDKFPAPGLEVTGAGANQSVDEFVLKTVNAGVYAQEQVGFRDWLFATVGARFDRHSAFGESAGGALYPKASVSFVPSDMDGFSLPLVSTLRLRAALGKSGLQPGAFDKFTTFGPLSSSEGPGVSPDNLGNDDLKPEVSTELEVGGEVGFFDNRLGLNMTYWNRVTSDVLVNRQFAPTGGFLSTQLDNIGEIKANGFEIGLNAAALTRDNVAINLFANAAYLSREVTDMGGAPDLKVGYFRYLTWIKEGYAPGAFFGAIRANDAYPISVSGDHNAESEADLLAFFSQPRTPDAFRVAVIDEDGDGDLVDHYLGKPLPDWTGSFGADISFLRNFRLNTMFEFKAGDFSVHNLSHEFRSNHSLLGRNTPEVAALEAVMVNPASTAEQRLEAAREYVMKHGGGLAPYAGMNAVEKGDYVRWRELSLTWDVPTGFVEGLGIDHMSLTGSVRNLALWTGYTGIDPENNVIAPNQNGVDQYIYGTDGWRPGIPRRFTLSARVGF, from the coding sequence ATGCACGCCCGATTCAACCGCATCACGTTCGTGCTGCTGTTCCTGCTCGTGCCACTCGGGGCCGCGGCGCAGGAGAATGCCCGGATCGCGGGCACGGTCTCGTCGGAGCACGGCCGGCCCCTGGTCGGTGCGCAGGTCTTCATTCCGGGGACCGGGATCGGCACGCTCACGAACGAGAGCGGCAGCTTTCTCCTCCTGAACGTTGCTCCCGGTACGCACACGCTGCGCGTCCAGCTGATCGGCTGGAGCACATCGGAGCGGTCGGTCACGCTCGGGGCGGGTGAATCGGTCACGATCAACCTGCAGCTGAGCGAATCGGCGATTGCGCTGGACGAGGTCGTGGTCACGGGTGCGGGTCAGGCGGTCGAGAAGAAGCGACTCGGCAACACGGTTGCGACGATCAACATGGACCGGCTGGAGGATGCGCCGACGGCCAGCATGGCGGAAGTGCTGCAGGGGCGCGAGCCCGGTGTGGTCGTGCAGCAGACCGGTGGCATGGCGGGCGAGGGTGCGAACATCCTGATTCGCGGCGGCGCGTCACTCTCGCAGGCGAACCAGCCGATCATCTACGTCGACGGCGTGCGGATCAACTCCGAGGGCGGTCAGGGGGGTGTCGGCGCAGCATCACGTCTGAACGACATCAACCCGGAGGCGATCGCGCGCATCGAGGTGCTGAAGGGCGCCGCGGCTGCGACGCTGTACGGCACGGAAGCGTCGAACGGCGTCATCCAGATCTTCACCAAGAATGGCCATGCGGGCGCGCCGCGCTGGGAGCTGCAGACGGAGTGGGGCTTCTCCTCGCAGCCGGACTCGCGCTACCTGCCGCTTGCCGGCTTTGCCCGCTCGGACACGGCGGCTGCGCGCCTGAGTGAATTCTGGGGACAGAACATCCAGCCGTACGAGGTGTTCACGACACCGCTTACGCCCTTCGTCTTCGAGACGGGCAACTTCCAGAGTCACGCGCTGTCCGTGAGCGGTGGATCCGATGCGATCAGCTACTTCGTATCCGGTCGCTATGCGAAGGAGGACGGCCCGTTCGGAGGAACCGACCAGGTGCCGGCACCGTTCGAGGCGGAGCGTGACCTGGACGAGAAGAAGCAGGCGAATGCGACGCTCTCGATCTACCCCATCGAGAACCTGCGCATGCGCCTGACGACGAATTACACGGACGGCTTCCACTCCATTCCGTCGAACGGCAACGACACGAACGGCGCGTTCTCGCTGGCGATTATGTCGAAGCCGGAGCTCGCACGGGGGCCCGCCGGCGACTATCCCGCGGGCAACCCGACGGGCGCCTTCGCATTCTCCACCATCCCCGAGACGATGGCGATCCTGCGTCGTGAGAACGTGCGCCGGTTCGGCGGCGGTCTGACGACGACGTTCACGCCGATCGCGGACTTCGCGATCGAAGGGACGTTCGGCATCGACGTGACGAGCACGCTCTACGAGAACTTCCGCCCCTATGGCTGGAACGTCAGCGGCGTATCGAGCACGGACGTGCAGGGACAGCGCTTCGTGCGCGACATCCAGAAGCGGGACCTGACGTTCGACGGCAAGGCGAGCTGGAACCACGAGCTGAACGACACCTGGTCATCCGCGTTCGTCGCGGGCGCGCAGCTGCTGATCAGCGACCGGCACACGTCGGACAACAGCGGCGACAAGTTCCCTGCTCCGGGCCTCGAGGTCACGGGCGCGGGCGCGAACCAGAGCGTTGACGAGTTCGTTCTGAAGACAGTGAACGCGGGCGTCTACGCCCAGGAGCAGGTCGGTTTCCGCGACTGGCTGTTCGCCACGGTCGGCGCCCGTTTCGACCGGCACTCCGCATTCGGCGAAAGTGCGGGCGGCGCGCTCTACCCGAAAGCGTCGGTTTCCTTCGTCCCGAGCGACATGGACGGGTTCTCGCTGCCGCTCGTCAGCACGCTGCGGCTGCGAGCCGCGCTCGGCAAATCGGGGCTGCAGCCGGGTGCGTTCGACAAGTTCACCACGTTCGGCCCGCTCTCCTCGTCGGAGGGGCCGGGCGTCTCACCGGACAACCTGGGCAATGACGACCTGAAGCCGGAGGTCTCCACCGAGCTGGAAGTCGGCGGCGAGGTCGGGTTCTTCGACAACCGGCTGGGGCTGAACATGACGTACTGGAACCGCGTGACCAGCGACGTGCTGGTGAACCGGCAGTTCGCGCCGACGGGCGGCTTCCTGAGCACGCAGCTCGACAACATCGGCGAGATCAAGGCGAACGGCTTCGAGATCGGGCTGAACGCCGCGGCGCTGACACGCGACAACGTCGCGATCAACCTGTTCGCCAACGCGGCGTACCTGTCGCGCGAGGTCACGGACATGGGCGGCGCGCCGGACCTCAAGGTCGGCTACTTCCGCTACCTGACATGGATCAAGGAAGGCTACGCGCCGGGTGCGTTCTTCGGCGCGATCCGCGCGAACGATGCGTATCCGATCAGCGTCAGCGGTGACCACAACGCCGAGTCGGAAGCGGATCTCCTCGCGTTCTTCAGCCAGCCCCGCACGCCGGACGCGTTCCGTGTCGCAGTGATCGACGAGGACGGCGATGGAGACCTGGTCGACCACTACCTCGGCAAGCCGTTGCCCGACTGGACGGGTTCCTTCGGCGCCGACATCTCGTTCCTGCGCAACTTCCGGCTGAACACGATGTTCGAATTCAAGGCCGGTGACTTCTCCGTGCACAACCTGTCGCACGAGTTCCGCTCCAATCACTCGCTGCTCGGTCGCAACACGCCGGAGGTCGCAGCACTGGAGGCGGTGATGGTGAACCCCGCCAGCACGGCCGAGCAGCGCCTCGAGGCCGCGCGCGAGTATGTCATGAAGCACGGCGGCGGTCTGGCCCCGTATGCGGGCATGAACGCCGTCGAAAAGGGCGACTACGTCCGCTGGCGCGAGCTGAGCCTGACGTGGGACGTGCCGACCGGCTTTGTCGAGGGGCTCGGCATCGACCACATGTCGCTGACCGGCTCCGTGCGCAACCTGGCGCTCTGGACCGGCTACACGGGTATCGATCCCGAGAATAACGTGATCGCGCCCAACCAGAACGGCGTCGACCAGTACATCTACGGCACCGATGGATGGCGGCCGGGCATTCCGCGCCGCTTCACGCTCTCCGCCCGCGTCGGCTTCTGA
- a CDS encoding GAF domain-containing protein codes for MTSDEGRIDGAGLVANVRYALDALVQLTERHSREFRASVLLVSADGRLLDCAGPRLPLEYRRAIHGQKVGEGAGSCGTAAFRGERVIVGDIARDPLWADFRDIALANGLRACWSQPIRSSTGEVLGTFALYYDAPRLPDAEEIRLIETAAARAAVMLEQARRGASAEALVEELRSG; via the coding sequence ATGACCAGCGATGAGGGCAGGATCGATGGAGCAGGGCTGGTTGCGAACGTACGGTATGCGCTGGACGCACTGGTTCAGCTGACGGAGCGGCACTCGCGAGAGTTTCGCGCCTCCGTGCTGCTGGTATCAGCCGACGGGCGGCTGCTGGATTGTGCGGGCCCGCGTCTGCCACTGGAGTACCGTCGGGCAATCCACGGCCAGAAGGTCGGGGAAGGAGCGGGCTCGTGCGGCACTGCGGCGTTCCGCGGAGAGCGCGTGATCGTGGGCGACATCGCGCGGGATCCGCTCTGGGCCGACTTTCGCGACATCGCGCTGGCAAACGGGCTGCGCGCCTGCTGGTCGCAGCCGATCAGATCCAGTACCGGCGAGGTGCTGGGGACGTTCGCGCTGTACTACGATGCGCCGCGGCTGCCCGACGCCGAGGAGATCCGGCTGATCGAGACGGCCGCGGCGCGCGCCGCCGTGATGCTCGAGCAGGCGCGCCGCGGCGCGAGTGCGGAAGCGCTCGTGGAGGAGCTGCGTTCCGGTTAG
- a CDS encoding Gfo/Idh/MocA family oxidoreductase yields MQAFRYNRTPGDEAIRVGLIGYGLAGRHFHAPLIAAVPGLRLVAVVTRDATRAAQAGAEHPGVRVVETVESLWSSGDLELVVVAAPNRTHAPLATAALDAGLHVVVDKPLAADSATARALVERAASRDRILTVFQNRRWDGDFLTVRGLLDEGRLGRVLRFESRFERWRPEPKPGWRQSAAPGDAGGLLYDLGAHLIDQALMLFGPVSGVYAELVGRSEDAAVDADTFVALRHASGVRSHLWMSELAAQAGPRFRVLGMQAAFTKWGVDVQEARLRAGERPHPGWSAESENAWGRLGADTDNVPVATEHGRWITFYEELVAAVRAGAPVPVDPQDAVSVLEVIEAARAMNEEA; encoded by the coding sequence ATGCAAGCATTTCGTTACAACCGCACCCCCGGCGACGAGGCCATACGCGTCGGCCTGATCGGCTACGGGTTGGCGGGCCGGCATTTTCATGCGCCGCTGATCGCGGCCGTGCCGGGTCTGCGGCTCGTTGCGGTCGTGACGAGGGATGCGACGCGTGCCGCCCAGGCTGGGGCCGAACATCCGGGCGTCCGCGTGGTGGAGACGGTGGAGTCGCTCTGGTCGTCGGGGGACCTCGAGCTGGTTGTAGTCGCAGCGCCGAACCGAACACACGCGCCGCTTGCGACGGCGGCGCTGGACGCAGGACTGCACGTCGTGGTAGACAAGCCCCTGGCGGCGGATTCCGCGACGGCACGGGCGCTGGTGGAGCGGGCGGCGAGCCGTGACCGCATCCTGACTGTGTTTCAGAACCGGCGCTGGGACGGTGACTTCCTCACGGTTCGCGGGCTGCTCGATGAGGGGCGGCTCGGCCGGGTGTTGCGGTTCGAGTCGCGCTTCGAGAGGTGGCGGCCGGAGCCCAAGCCCGGCTGGCGACAGTCTGCGGCACCAGGTGATGCGGGCGGTCTCCTGTACGACCTGGGCGCGCACCTGATCGACCAGGCGCTGATGCTGTTCGGCCCGGTCAGCGGCGTTTACGCCGAGCTCGTCGGCCGCAGCGAGGATGCTGCAGTGGACGCGGACACGTTCGTCGCGTTACGACACGCGTCGGGTGTGCGTTCTCACCTGTGGATGAGCGAGCTGGCCGCGCAGGCCGGCCCGCGCTTCCGCGTGCTCGGAATGCAGGCCGCGTTCACGAAGTGGGGGGTGGACGTGCAGGAGGCGCGGCTGCGTGCGGGGGAACGACCGCACCCCGGCTGGAGTGCCGAGTCGGAGAATGCATGGGGACGGCTGGGCGCGGATACCGACAACGTTCCGGTTGCTACGGAGCATGGTCGGTGGATTACCTTCTATGAAGAGCTGGTCGCAGCCGTGCGCGCCGGTGCGCCCGTGCCTGTTGACCCGCAGGATGCCGTGTCCGTCCTCGAGGTGATCGAAGCGGCGCGCGCCATGAACGAGGAGGCCTGA